A DNA window from Allokutzneria albata contains the following coding sequences:
- a CDS encoding GGDEF domain-containing protein — MDHDEPLAAGQIPRQDREVRSLLDSGRVVEANTLFDDVVSRAPAGGGDRWRRATVLVYRAVVAWRLGRIPLALELAAEGWTELDAERPEGSAAAQTIGMLGYLLEGIGHRRAALDMMRLSVQVARDSGHDQTLAHCLQRLGGTLNFRAVDAPPETAPQIFGEAAVLLEQGLELISEGYVHRALLGAYSRSLAGIGELDQAEKTAEQAGELARRAEDWWGQAVGHWVLAVVQRERGDLAEARTLAARAVAEAEKINDTSLLFRFSLDLADICNSLGDSVGEAEALRRSLKSSRKATETLQEGLGQALEQRRLAVQAQRLAMAAQEAAARDPLTGLANRLGLERAAPHLLERTAARGRLPWLVLVDVDWFKGVNDDAGHAAGDAALREIAQLLRRECRTDDLVARWAGDEFVVLLVDTSEDRHNVGPVVAERIRAAVDDHDWSMVLGNIKRPTVSIGVAAGPAKLDQLFAAADIALYRAKRQGRNRVEVHPGADGTVLASEQPVGLE, encoded by the coding sequence GTGGATCACGACGAGCCGCTGGCGGCGGGACAGATCCCGCGGCAGGACCGCGAGGTGCGGTCGCTGCTGGACTCCGGCCGTGTCGTCGAGGCCAACACGCTCTTCGACGACGTCGTCTCGCGCGCCCCCGCCGGGGGTGGTGACCGCTGGCGCAGGGCGACCGTGCTGGTCTACCGCGCGGTGGTCGCGTGGCGCCTCGGCCGCATCCCGCTCGCGCTCGAACTCGCCGCCGAGGGCTGGACGGAGCTGGACGCGGAGCGGCCGGAGGGCTCGGCGGCGGCACAGACCATCGGCATGCTGGGCTACCTGCTCGAAGGCATCGGCCACCGGCGGGCCGCGCTGGACATGATGCGCCTGTCCGTCCAGGTGGCCAGGGACTCCGGCCACGACCAGACCCTCGCCCACTGCCTGCAGCGGCTGGGCGGCACCCTCAACTTCCGCGCGGTCGACGCGCCCCCCGAGACCGCGCCGCAGATCTTCGGCGAGGCGGCGGTGCTGCTGGAGCAGGGCCTCGAACTGATCAGCGAGGGCTACGTGCACCGCGCGCTGCTCGGCGCCTACTCGCGTTCCCTGGCGGGCATCGGCGAGCTGGACCAGGCCGAGAAGACCGCCGAGCAGGCCGGTGAACTGGCCAGACGAGCCGAGGACTGGTGGGGCCAGGCGGTCGGCCACTGGGTGCTCGCCGTGGTCCAGCGCGAGCGCGGGGACCTGGCCGAGGCGCGCACGCTGGCCGCCCGCGCGGTGGCGGAGGCCGAGAAGATCAACGACACCTCGCTGCTGTTCCGGTTCTCCCTGGACCTGGCCGACATCTGCAATTCCCTCGGCGACTCCGTCGGCGAGGCGGAGGCGCTGCGCAGGAGCCTCAAGTCCAGCCGCAAGGCCACGGAGACGCTGCAGGAAGGACTGGGCCAGGCCCTGGAGCAGCGCAGGCTCGCCGTGCAGGCGCAGCGCCTGGCGATGGCGGCCCAGGAGGCTGCGGCGCGGGACCCGCTGACCGGGCTGGCGAACCGGCTCGGCCTGGAGCGCGCGGCACCGCACCTGCTGGAGCGGACCGCGGCGCGCGGACGGCTGCCATGGCTGGTGCTGGTCGACGTGGACTGGTTCAAGGGCGTCAACGACGACGCGGGGCACGCCGCGGGCGACGCTGCGCTGCGCGAGATCGCCCAGCTGCTGCGCCGCGAGTGCCGCACTGACGATCTCGTGGCGCGCTGGGCGGGCGACGAGTTCGTGGTGCTGCTCGTGGACACCAGCGAGGACCGGCACAACGTCGGCCCGGTCGTGGCCGAGCGCATCCGCGCCGCGGTGGACGACCACGACTGGTCGATGGTGCTCGGCAACATCAAACGGCCGACCGTGAGCATCGGCGTCGCGGCCGGACCGGCCAAGCTGGACCAGCTGTTCGCCGCCGCCGACATCGCGCTCTACCGGGCGAAACGCCAGGGCCGCAACCGGGTGGAGGTGCACCCCGGGGCGGACGGCACGGTGCTGGCGTCCGAGCAGCCCGTCGGCCTGGAGTGA
- the rpsR gene encoding 30S ribosomal protein S18 → MKRVTGKKKPNLLKREGVEEVDWKDSALLRKFVSDRGKIRSRRVTGLTPRQQREVARAIKNAREMALLPYGNR, encoded by the coding sequence ATGAAGCGAGTCACCGGGAAGAAGAAGCCCAACCTGCTCAAGCGCGAGGGCGTCGAGGAGGTCGACTGGAAGGACTCCGCGCTGCTGCGGAAGTTCGTCTCCGACCGGGGCAAGATCCGCTCTCGCCGGGTCACCGGCCTGACGCCGCGGCAGCAGCGCGAGGTCGCCAGGGCGATCAAGAACGCCCGCGAGATGGCGCTGCTGCCCTACGGCAACCGGTAG
- the rpsN gene encoding 30S ribosomal protein S14 produces the protein MAKKSKIVKNEQRKLVVARYAERRAELKEILRSPRSSDAERADAERELRRQPRDASATRVRNRDSVDGRPRAYFRAFGLSRVRLREMAHAGELPGVSKSSW, from the coding sequence ATGGCCAAGAAGTCCAAGATCGTCAAGAACGAGCAGCGCAAGCTCGTCGTAGCCCGCTACGCCGAGCGCCGCGCCGAGCTGAAGGAGATCCTGCGCTCACCGCGTTCCTCCGACGCCGAGCGCGCGGACGCCGAGCGCGAGCTGCGCCGCCAGCCGCGCGACGCGAGCGCGACCCGGGTCCGCAACCGCGACTCGGTCGACGGCAGGCCGCGGGCGTACTTCCGGGCCTTCGGCCTGTCCCGCGTCCGGCTCCGTGAGATGGCCCACGCGGGCGAGCTGCCCGGCGTCAGCAAGTCGAGCTGGTGA
- the mrf gene encoding ribosome hibernation factor-recruiting GTPase MRF, whose amino-acid sequence MTDQRVPVVLLSGLAADAVAEVARQAAADPSTAVLHHDLREVVQGVVRRTLTHGEYTATEVLELAHGCVSCTLRQDLLPVALRLAEAPDVRRIVLHLDPALEPEAVCWALHHVVVDGAVATERLRVEAVVNTIDAATWFADAIGEESLFERGLSASADDERTIAQVVVAQVEFADAVVVSGSAPDAWTAARTDAVLDRLAPELPRADLPGLDLDALVAAVPPRARRGEVGDAHEPLLRGQPPLEPDCGISVVLFDERRPFHPARLHDALDVLLDGVVRTRGRIWVASQPDAALWVESAGGGLRVADAGPWLATREDWSEVDSERVAMASLRWDPYYGDREQQLVVITHLASPEEITAALHDALLTDSELAEGADVWRTYEDPFGEWHTDPCEDSGDRDSALRTGREEG is encoded by the coding sequence GTGACTGATCAGCGCGTGCCGGTGGTGCTGCTGTCCGGCCTCGCCGCCGACGCGGTTGCCGAGGTCGCCCGCCAGGCCGCCGCCGACCCGTCGACCGCGGTGCTCCACCACGACCTCCGCGAGGTGGTGCAGGGCGTGGTGCGGCGGACGCTGACCCACGGCGAGTACACCGCGACCGAGGTGCTGGAGCTGGCACACGGATGCGTCTCGTGCACGCTCCGCCAGGACCTCCTGCCCGTCGCGCTGCGGCTGGCCGAAGCGCCCGACGTGCGCCGGATCGTGCTGCACCTGGACCCGGCGCTGGAACCGGAGGCGGTCTGCTGGGCGCTGCACCACGTCGTGGTCGACGGCGCGGTCGCCACCGAACGCCTTCGCGTCGAGGCGGTGGTCAACACGATCGACGCGGCGACGTGGTTCGCGGACGCGATCGGTGAGGAGTCGCTGTTCGAACGGGGCCTGTCGGCGAGCGCCGACGACGAGCGCACCATCGCGCAGGTCGTCGTGGCGCAGGTGGAGTTCGCCGACGCGGTGGTGGTGAGCGGGTCCGCGCCGGACGCGTGGACTGCGGCTCGGACCGACGCGGTGCTGGACCGGCTCGCGCCGGAACTGCCGCGCGCCGACCTGCCCGGGCTCGACCTCGACGCCCTGGTCGCGGCGGTTCCTCCGCGAGCCCGCAGGGGAGAGGTCGGCGACGCGCACGAGCCGTTGCTGCGCGGACAGCCGCCGTTGGAGCCGGACTGCGGGATCTCCGTCGTGCTCTTCGACGAGCGCAGGCCGTTCCACCCCGCACGGCTGCACGACGCGCTGGACGTGTTGCTGGACGGCGTTGTGCGGACCCGTGGGCGGATCTGGGTGGCGAGCCAGCCCGACGCCGCGCTCTGGGTGGAGTCGGCGGGCGGCGGTCTCCGCGTCGCGGACGCGGGGCCGTGGCTGGCGACCAGAGAGGACTGGTCCGAAGTGGACTCCGAGCGCGTGGCCATGGCCTCGCTGCGCTGGGACCCCTACTACGGCGACCGTGAGCAGCAGCTGGTGGTGATCACGCATCTGGCGTCGCCGGAGGAGATCACGGCCGCGCTGCACGATGCGCTGCTCACCGATTCCGAACTGGCCGAGGGCGCCGACGTGTGGCGGACGTACGAGGACCCGTTCGGCGAGTGGCACACAGACCCTTGCGAGGACTCGGGCGACCGGGACTCGGCACTGCGAACAGGAAGGGAAGAAGGATGA
- a CDS encoding peptidoglycan recognition protein family protein has protein sequence MEIELSRRTLLRGVAGASLAVGAGLYTATPALAVPAPAITNCAGWNARPAKSTPQLLDHKPTVLIVHQTETPNSTDYSKAHAYSMARSIQNHHMDSNGWIDSGQQFTISRGGHVLEGRHRSLSALKGGKQHVLGAHVGGHNTTHIGIENEGTYHTVTPPDQLWASLVTMCAYICQQYGIKVANIKGHRDYNATDCPGNKLYSMLPKLRQDVSKLLG, from the coding sequence ATGGAGATCGAACTGTCCCGCCGCACCCTGCTCCGCGGCGTCGCGGGCGCGAGCCTGGCCGTGGGCGCCGGGCTGTACACCGCGACGCCGGCCCTGGCCGTCCCGGCTCCGGCCATCACCAACTGCGCGGGCTGGAACGCGCGGCCCGCGAAGTCGACGCCGCAGCTGCTCGACCACAAGCCGACGGTGCTGATCGTGCACCAGACCGAGACCCCGAACTCCACGGACTACAGCAAGGCGCACGCCTACTCGATGGCCCGTTCCATCCAGAACCACCACATGGACAGCAACGGGTGGATCGACAGCGGGCAGCAGTTCACGATCAGCCGCGGCGGGCACGTCCTGGAGGGGCGGCACCGCAGCCTGTCCGCGCTCAAGGGCGGCAAGCAGCACGTGCTCGGCGCGCACGTCGGTGGGCACAACACCACGCACATCGGGATCGAGAACGAGGGGACCTACCACACCGTCACGCCACCGGACCAGCTGTGGGCCTCGCTGGTGACGATGTGCGCCTACATCTGCCAGCAGTACGGAATCAAGGTGGCGAACATCAAGGGCCATCGTGACTACAACGCGACTGACTGTCCTGGCAACAAGCTTTACAGCATGTTGCCAAAGCTGAGGCAGGACGTGTCCAAGCTGCTGGGCTGA
- a CDS encoding Xaa-Pro dipeptidyl-peptidase: MRRARTVLLAAMVVLPLTGATAPPQQPVFAHGEAQPVFDPADVVREKVFVRAPIDSDRDGKDDEVRTEVLRLRATNQSLKSPVIFRISPYFGGGQRPPKHNVDVDLYVPGWPRRPDRRDVPDAGPEKDPRVSAALGSSGPSPRDIPEHADEKYYLARGYALVYADSLGTGESTGCPTSGGRNETIGARSVVDWLNGRTTARDINNKPSVASWTTGKTAMTGLSYNGTLPNAVASTGVKGLEAIVPMAAISRWYDYYRAGGAVVAPGAYQGEDADWLATRVNSRADREICKPVINELTEKQDRLTGDYSPFWDERNYLNDANKVRAATLIAHGLNDWNVKTKQAAQWYSALKANKVPVKIWWHRHEHGDPVNVRKEEWQKALNRWFTRYLFGHQNNVEAEPRVTIQREDNSWATEADWPVPGSSDVSLHPQPGGAATGGLGLKPARGVEKLVDDASKKVEQLITLPNSDTRLAYATPAAKRALRVSGAIKAELELSFDRPAANVTAVLVDRAPDGTAKVITRGWADPQNRGRLDRTEPVKPGEQYSLTVELQPMDHVLPAGNKLELVVLSSDRDYTLRPRPGAGIAVALDHTRLVVPVLGGKAAFVAAFGP, encoded by the coding sequence ATGAGGCGTGCACGGACCGTCCTGCTGGCGGCGATGGTGGTGTTGCCGCTGACCGGGGCCACCGCGCCGCCGCAGCAACCGGTGTTCGCCCACGGCGAGGCGCAGCCAGTGTTCGACCCGGCGGATGTCGTGCGGGAGAAGGTGTTCGTCCGGGCTCCGATCGACAGCGATCGGGACGGCAAGGACGACGAGGTGCGCACGGAGGTGTTGCGGCTCCGCGCGACGAACCAGAGCTTGAAATCGCCCGTCATCTTCCGGATCAGTCCGTACTTCGGCGGTGGGCAGCGGCCTCCGAAGCACAATGTGGACGTCGACCTGTACGTACCGGGCTGGCCGCGCAGACCGGACCGCCGGGACGTTCCGGACGCTGGGCCGGAGAAAGACCCGCGAGTGTCGGCGGCGCTGGGCAGCTCCGGCCCGAGTCCCCGTGACATTCCGGAGCACGCAGACGAGAAGTACTACCTCGCCCGCGGCTACGCCTTGGTGTACGCGGATTCCCTTGGGACTGGCGAGTCCACGGGTTGCCCGACTTCGGGCGGCCGCAACGAGACCATCGGTGCGCGTTCGGTGGTGGATTGGCTCAATGGCCGCACTACGGCGCGCGATATCAACAACAAGCCCTCGGTGGCTTCGTGGACCACGGGCAAGACGGCCATGACGGGTCTGTCTTATAACGGCACGCTGCCGAACGCTGTGGCTTCCACCGGCGTGAAGGGCCTTGAGGCGATCGTGCCGATGGCGGCCATTTCCCGTTGGTACGACTACTACCGCGCCGGTGGCGCTGTTGTCGCGCCAGGCGCTTACCAAGGCGAGGATGCGGACTGGCTCGCCACGCGGGTCAACAGCCGCGCGGACCGCGAGATCTGCAAACCCGTCATCAACGAACTCACCGAGAAGCAAGACCGCCTCACCGGTGACTACAGCCCGTTCTGGGACGAGCGCAACTACCTCAACGACGCAAACAAGGTGCGCGCGGCGACGCTGATCGCGCACGGGTTGAACGACTGGAACGTCAAGACCAAGCAGGCCGCGCAGTGGTACAGCGCTTTGAAGGCGAACAAGGTGCCGGTCAAGATCTGGTGGCATCGGCACGAGCACGGCGACCCGGTGAACGTGCGCAAGGAAGAGTGGCAGAAGGCGCTCAACCGATGGTTCACCCGCTACCTGTTCGGCCACCAGAACAACGTCGAAGCGGAGCCCCGCGTCACCATTCAGCGCGAGGACAACAGTTGGGCCACCGAAGCCGACTGGCCCGTTCCGGGCAGCAGTGACGTCTCGCTCCACCCACAGCCGGGCGGCGCGGCCACCGGAGGTCTCGGTCTCAAGCCCGCTCGTGGCGTGGAGAAGCTGGTCGACGACGCGAGCAAGAAGGTCGAGCAGCTGATCACGTTGCCGAACTCCGACACCCGGCTGGCGTACGCGACACCTGCGGCCAAGCGGGCACTGCGCGTCAGCGGCGCTATCAAGGCGGAGCTGGAGCTCTCCTTCGACCGCCCCGCCGCGAACGTGACCGCGGTCCTGGTCGACCGCGCGCCGGACGGCACCGCGAAGGTGATCACGCGTGGCTGGGCCGACCCGCAGAACCGCGGGCGGCTCGACCGCACCGAGCCGGTGAAGCCGGGAGAGCAGTACTCACTCACCGTTGAACTGCAGCCGATGGATCACGTCCTGCCCGCGGGCAACAAGCTCGAGCTGGTCGTGCTCTCCAGTGACCGCGACTACACCCTCCGTCCCAGGCCGGGCGCGGGCATCGCGGTCGCGCTCGACCACACCCGGCTCGTCGTGCCGGTTCTCGGCGGCAAGGCCGCGTTCGTGGCGGCGTTCGGTCCCTGA
- the rpmB gene encoding 50S ribosomal protein L28, translating to MSARCQVTGREPGFGKQVSHSHVRTSRRWNPNIQRRRYWLASENRWISLRVSTKGIKTIDKRGVEAVVAEIRARGEKV from the coding sequence GTGTCCGCCAGGTGTCAGGTGACCGGCCGCGAACCCGGCTTCGGCAAGCAGGTCTCGCACTCCCACGTGCGCACCTCGCGCCGCTGGAACCCCAACATCCAGCGCAGGCGCTACTGGCTGGCCAGTGAGAACCGGTGGATCTCGCTGCGGGTGTCCACCAAGGGCATCAAGACGATCGACAAGCGCGGGGTCGAGGCGGTCGTCGCCGAGATCCGCGCCCGCGGAGAGAAGGTCTGA
- the rpmG gene encoding 50S ribosomal protein L33, translated as MARNDVRPIIKLRSTAGTGYTYVTRKNRRNDPDRMRLTKYDPVVRRHVEFKEER; from the coding sequence ATGGCGCGCAACGACGTTCGGCCGATCATCAAGCTCCGGTCGACCGCAGGCACCGGCTACACCTACGTGACCCGCAAGAACCGGCGCAACGATCCGGACCGCATGCGGCTGACCAAGTACGACCCGGTGGTGCGCAGGCACGTCGAGTTCAAGGAGGAGCGCTGA
- a CDS encoding histidine phosphatase family protein gives MRIILLRHAESLGNVDELAYCRIPDHALPLTPRGVQQARGIAPRMRRLLEPGPVAAYVSPYLRTRQTFELMELGNLVERIVPEPRLREQDWGNLQDPVDQERQKQERHAFGHFFFRLAHGESGADVDDRVAGFLTELERRVDNDPAHPKNVLVVSHGLTMRLLCRRLFNWSIELFESLSNPPTCDFRVLERDSTGRWHMDRPFTQWRESPDGETQITQVA, from the coding sequence GTGCGGATCATCCTGCTGCGACACGCGGAAAGCCTCGGCAACGTCGATGAGCTTGCCTACTGCCGCATACCGGACCACGCCCTGCCGCTGACCCCGCGGGGCGTGCAACAGGCGCGCGGCATAGCGCCGCGCATGCGCCGCCTGCTCGAGCCCGGTCCCGTCGCCGCGTACGTGAGCCCCTACCTGCGCACGCGGCAGACCTTCGAGCTGATGGAGCTGGGCAACCTGGTCGAACGGATAGTCCCCGAGCCCCGCCTGCGGGAACAGGACTGGGGCAACCTCCAGGACCCGGTCGACCAGGAGCGGCAGAAGCAGGAGCGGCACGCCTTCGGCCACTTCTTCTTCCGGCTGGCGCACGGCGAGTCCGGCGCGGACGTCGACGACCGCGTCGCGGGTTTCCTCACCGAGCTGGAACGGCGGGTGGACAACGACCCGGCGCACCCGAAGAACGTGCTGGTGGTCTCGCACGGGCTGACGATGCGTTTGCTGTGCCGCCGGCTCTTCAACTGGAGCATCGAATTGTTCGAATCGCTGTCGAACCCGCCGACCTGTGATTTCCGGGTCCTGGAACGGGACTCGACCGGCCGCTGGCACATGGATCGGCCCTTCACCCAGTGGCGCGAGTCCCCCGATGGTGAAACCCAGATCACCCAGGTGGCCTAG
- the rpmF gene encoding 50S ribosomal protein L32 — protein MAVPKRRMSRSNTRSRRAQWKAAPVPLVPITVDGRPVLVPPHLVQAFRRGYLP, from the coding sequence ATGGCCGTCCCGAAGCGGCGCATGTCGCGCAGCAACACCCGCAGCCGCAGGGCGCAGTGGAAGGCCGCGCCCGTGCCGCTGGTGCCGATCACCGTGGACGGTCGGCCGGTGCTCGTCCCGCCGCACCTCGTCCAGGCGTTCCGCCGCGGCTACCTGCCCTGA
- a CDS encoding type B 50S ribosomal protein L31: MKTGIHPEYHPVVFKDSSTGKAFLTRSTATSDKTVEWEDGNTYPLIVVDVTSDSHPFWTGNQRLVDTAGRVEKFRRRYGERAGRGGGR; the protein is encoded by the coding sequence ATGAAGACCGGGATCCACCCCGAGTACCACCCGGTGGTCTTCAAGGACTCCTCGACGGGCAAGGCGTTCCTGACCCGCTCGACGGCGACCTCGGACAAGACCGTGGAGTGGGAGGACGGCAACACCTACCCGTTGATCGTCGTCGACGTCACCAGCGACTCGCACCCGTTCTGGACGGGCAACCAGCGACTGGTCGACACCGCCGGGCGGGTCGAGAAGTTCCGCCGCCGCTACGGCGAGCGCGCGGGCCGCGGCGGTGGTCGCTGA
- a CDS encoding trimeric intracellular cation channel family protein, whose amino-acid sequence MLIVLELVGIAVFAASGALAGVRARLDVFGVVILAMTTALGGGILRDVLLDVSPPASLRDWRYLLVTAVTGLVVFWVHPHMAKLRRAMLLADAVGLGLFTTAGTITALELGAPAYTACLIGMTTGIGGGALRDVLIREIPVVLQREIYAVAALLGAVVVVVGRHVGLPQGPTVLAGATLIVAIRVLGLWRKWNAPLPREL is encoded by the coding sequence GTGTTGATCGTGTTGGAGCTGGTCGGCATCGCCGTGTTCGCCGCGTCCGGCGCGCTCGCCGGTGTTCGAGCGCGCCTGGACGTCTTCGGCGTGGTGATCCTCGCGATGACCACCGCGCTCGGCGGCGGGATCCTGCGCGACGTGCTGCTCGACGTCAGCCCGCCTGCCAGCCTGCGGGACTGGCGCTACCTGCTGGTGACCGCGGTGACCGGCCTCGTCGTCTTCTGGGTCCACCCGCACATGGCCAAGCTGCGGCGCGCGATGTTGCTCGCGGACGCGGTGGGGCTCGGGCTGTTCACCACTGCGGGCACGATCACCGCGCTGGAGCTGGGCGCGCCCGCCTACACCGCCTGCCTGATCGGGATGACGACGGGCATCGGTGGCGGCGCCCTGCGCGACGTGCTGATCAGGGAGATTCCCGTGGTGCTGCAGCGGGAGATCTACGCCGTGGCCGCACTGCTCGGCGCCGTCGTCGTGGTGGTGGGGCGGCACGTCGGGCTGCCGCAGGGCCCGACCGTGCTCGCCGGGGCGACGCTGATCGTGGCGATCCGCGTGCTGGGGCTGTGGCGGAAGTGGAACGCGCCGCTGCCGCGCGAGCTGTGA
- the bluB gene encoding 5,6-dimethylbenzimidazole synthase, which produces MSAPTEVAEFYDVLFRRRDVRAEFTGAPIAPEVLDRVLGAAHAAPSVGLSQPWDFVLVHDRDTRRSFRDHVQAERSVFAASLEGERAQTFSRIKVEGVLESSVGVVVTYDADRGSPAVLGRHAIADAGLFSVCLAIQNLWLAATAEGLGVGWVSFYREDFLRRLLGIPQRVRPVAWLCLGPVERLADTPDLERHGWRSRLPLHDVVHHERYGQRRER; this is translated from the coding sequence GTGTCCGCACCGACCGAAGTCGCCGAGTTCTACGACGTGCTCTTCCGGCGCCGCGACGTGCGCGCCGAGTTCACCGGGGCGCCGATCGCCCCCGAGGTCCTCGACCGCGTGCTGGGGGCGGCCCACGCCGCCCCCAGCGTCGGCCTCTCCCAGCCGTGGGACTTCGTGCTCGTCCACGACCGCGACACCCGCAGGTCCTTCCGGGACCACGTCCAGGCGGAGCGCAGCGTCTTCGCCGCATCCCTGGAGGGCGAGCGCGCGCAGACCTTCTCCCGGATCAAGGTCGAGGGCGTGCTGGAGTCCAGCGTCGGCGTCGTGGTGACCTACGACGCCGACCGCGGCTCCCCCGCGGTGCTCGGCAGGCACGCGATCGCCGACGCGGGCCTGTTCTCGGTGTGCCTGGCGATCCAGAACCTGTGGCTGGCGGCGACCGCCGAGGGCCTCGGCGTGGGCTGGGTGAGCTTCTACCGCGAGGACTTCCTGCGCAGACTTCTTGGCATCCCGCAGCGCGTCCGGCCGGTCGCGTGGTTGTGCCTGGGGCCGGTCGAACGGCTCGCCGACACCCCTGATCTGGAGCGACACGGATGGCGTAGTCGGCTACCACTTCATGACGTTGTGCACCACGAGCGGTACGGGCAGCGACGGGAAAGGTAG
- a CDS encoding GNAT family N-acetyltransferase encodes MGNEITLRPARADEAGALSALAQRSKAHWGYDAEFMAAVRAELTYTGERLSESLFVVAEREGEVLGFFSLDGTGPRGELGNLWVDPPHIGTGIGRLLWTDAVRTARNMGWTELVLDAEPYAEGFYFAMGAREIGVVTSGSLPGRTLRQLMFPLME; translated from the coding sequence GTGGGCAACGAGATCACGCTGCGCCCGGCGCGCGCGGACGAGGCCGGTGCGCTCAGCGCGCTCGCACAGCGGTCGAAGGCGCACTGGGGCTACGACGCGGAGTTCATGGCGGCGGTGCGCGCCGAGCTGACCTACACCGGGGAACGCCTTTCGGAGAGCCTGTTCGTCGTGGCCGAGCGCGAGGGCGAGGTGCTCGGATTCTTCAGCCTCGACGGCACCGGGCCGCGCGGCGAGCTGGGCAACCTGTGGGTCGATCCGCCGCACATCGGCACCGGTATCGGCAGGCTCTTGTGGACGGACGCGGTGCGGACGGCCCGGAATATGGGATGGACGGAGCTCGTCCTGGACGCGGAGCCCTACGCCGAAGGCTTCTATTTCGCGATGGGGGCTCGGGAAATTGGGGTGGTTACATCAGGTTCTCTACCCGGTCGGACGCTGCGACAACTGATGTTCCCGCTGATGGAGTAG
- a CDS encoding response regulator: MIKVLLVDDEDLVRSGLRMILSSAGDIEVVGECDDGCLVVDRVRQLRPHVVLLDIRMRTTDGLSALRRLRALPDPPRVAMLTTFDIDEYVSEALRLGASGFLLKDTEPAQLVRAVRDVARGGAVLDPGVAARVLAAVANGERAAEPARTLLGSLSEREREVLALIGQGMSNAEIGGALHLSEATVKGYVSSVLGKIGAVNRVQAALVAYRGGLIA, translated from the coding sequence GTGATCAAAGTTCTGTTGGTGGATGACGAGGACCTTGTTCGATCCGGCCTTCGAATGATCTTGTCGAGTGCCGGTGACATCGAGGTTGTCGGGGAGTGTGACGACGGTTGCCTGGTGGTGGACCGGGTGCGGCAACTGCGCCCGCACGTGGTCCTGCTGGACATCCGGATGCGCACCACGGACGGCCTGTCCGCCCTGCGACGGCTGCGTGCGCTGCCGGACCCGCCTCGGGTCGCCATGCTGACCACCTTCGACATAGATGAGTACGTCAGCGAGGCCCTGCGCCTCGGTGCCAGCGGTTTCCTGTTGAAGGACACCGAACCCGCCCAGCTCGTCCGGGCGGTGCGCGATGTGGCGCGCGGTGGCGCGGTGCTCGATCCCGGGGTCGCCGCGCGCGTGCTCGCCGCGGTGGCCAACGGGGAGCGCGCCGCCGAGCCCGCCCGCACGTTGCTCGGGTCCCTGTCCGAGCGCGAACGGGAGGTCCTCGCCCTGATCGGGCAGGGCATGTCCAACGCCGAGATCGGTGGTGCCCTGCACCTGTCCGAGGCCACGGTGAAGGGCTACGTGTCCTCGGTGCTCGGCAAGATCGGGGCGGTGAACCGGGTACAGGCCGCGTTGGTCGCGTACCGCGGTGGGTTGATCGCTTGA